From the genome of Hyphobacterium sp. CCMP332:
CAATGGCCGTCTTCGCGCCAGTTTCGGTGAAGGCGTGAAAAACCCCGGTATTTTCGAGCTGTTCGGTTTCTTTCCCGGTTTCTTCGCAGGCAATCCCGACCTGACACCGGAACGCTCCCGCGGCTGCGAAGTGGGTTGGGATCAGACATTGGGAGAGACCGGGCGGGTGTCCATTACCTGGTTCGAAGCGGATCTCGAAGACGAGATTTTCACCGACTTTTCGGTGTCGCCATCGACGGCACGAAACCGGGCAACACAATCGCATCGGTCCGGCATTGAAATCGACGGTGAGGCCGATCTCACCGACCGGATTTCAATCTCGGGATCGGCGACGTTTCAAAGGTCAGACGAAAACGGCACGCCGGAAATCCGGCGGCCGGAATTTACCGGCAGTCTAGGCCTCAACTGGCAATCGCGGGATTCGCGCTGGCAGGCCGGGCTGGCTGCCGACCATACCGGTGACCAGCTGGATACCGATTTCGGGACATTCACCAACGTCACCTTGCCCGCCTATACGCTGTTGTCGGCGCGCCTGGCATGGCAGCTTTCCCCGACCCTGCAGGTCTATCTGCGCGGCACCAATCTGAGCGAAGAGGAGGGAATGGATGTCTTTGGATATGCATCTGAAGGCCGCGGCCTGTTTGTGGGCCTGCACCTCGGCGGCTAGCCCGGCCGACAGCCCCTCGCGCATCGTCTCGGCGGATCTGTGCGCGGATGCCTATGTCTTTGCGCTGGCGGACCGGGACGCCGTTGCGGCGGTTTCCTGGCAGGCGGGGCAGACCGTTTCCGCTGCGCCGGACTGGGCGCTGGATCTGCCGCGCGCCAATGGCGAAGCCGAGCGTCTGCTGGCTCTGGAACCCGATCTCGTCGTGTTCGGTCCGTCCGGGGCCGGTGATGCGGCGCGCTTTCTCGGTCGCGCGGGCATTGAACATGTCAGCCTGCAATGGGGCGAAGACTGGTCCGGTGTAATCGTCAATCTGCGCGCCATGGGCGAAGCGCTGGGCGAGGCGGAACGCGCCGAAGTACTTGTCCTCACGCTCGAGGACCGGCGCACGGCACTGGCCCGGCGCGCCGAACAGCGTAACCGCCAGCCTTCCGTCTTTTATCTCAGCGTGACGGGCGGAGCGGCCGGAGCCGGCACGCTGGTCGATGAGGCGATTCGCATGGCGGGCGGGCGCAATGCCGCCGCCGATGCCGGCGCGAGCGGCTGGCTGGCGGCAGATGCCGAATGGGCCTTCCGGGTTGATCCCGACCTCATCGTCACCAGCTATTTCATCGACGGTTATGCCACCCGGAACAATACGGGCGCACAACACTCGGCCTTTCGG
Proteins encoded in this window:
- a CDS encoding ABC transporter substrate-binding protein translates to MSLDMHLKAAACLWACTSAASPADSPSRIVSADLCADAYVFALADRDAVAAVSWQAGQTVSAAPDWALDLPRANGEAERLLALEPDLVVFGPSGAGDAARFLGRAGIEHVSLQWGEDWSGVIVNLRAMGEALGEAERAEVLVLTLEDRRTALARRAEQRNRQPSVFYLSVTGGAAGAGTLVDEAIRMAGGRNAAADAGASGWLAADAEWAFRVDPDLIVTSYFIDGYATRNNTGAQHSAFRRLLANRPRIDVPAAVWSCAGPALMDAAEQIAEALDQLEQGA